In one window of Bifidobacterium sp. WK041_4_12 DNA:
- a CDS encoding DMT family transporter has product MLDRLGLTHMERFFMLSLLIGLVVGFGLPVQTAINSRLRQVVGSPLRSSMISFTVGTAFLIAVLLATLQGLLIPVATFSQQPWWIWLGGILGVVYLTGNIILFPRLGAAQTVIMPVVGQLIMSMLIDNFGWFGSPQHALTWIRVAGGIVVLVGVFLVVFTTSARNGLQKTRSSFLLPWQLAGIATGMMSAAQAAINGHLGVVLHSAVKAAFVSFFVGTVALILIVAIAERGIHIRSAFSKNNPWWIWLGGVIGSLFVLGNAYLVPEIGTGLTVVILLFGMISGGLLIDSRGWLGAQRVSVTPMQLIGVLALICGVVLIKLF; this is encoded by the coding sequence TAGACTTGGCCTGACTCATATGGAAAGGTTCTTCATGCTTTCACTGCTCATCGGACTCGTCGTCGGCTTCGGTCTGCCCGTTCAAACTGCCATCAACTCACGGCTTCGTCAAGTGGTGGGCTCGCCGCTGCGGTCCTCGATGATCTCATTTACCGTAGGCACGGCTTTCCTCATTGCAGTGCTGCTGGCAACCTTGCAGGGATTGCTGATTCCGGTTGCAACGTTTTCACAGCAGCCGTGGTGGATTTGGCTTGGTGGCATTCTCGGAGTGGTATATCTGACGGGGAACATCATTCTCTTTCCTCGTCTGGGTGCGGCTCAGACAGTAATTATGCCGGTTGTTGGGCAGTTGATCATGAGTATGCTGATCGATAATTTCGGCTGGTTCGGTTCACCTCAGCATGCGCTCACCTGGATTCGCGTTGCCGGTGGCATCGTTGTGCTAGTCGGTGTCTTTCTTGTCGTATTCACGACATCGGCAAGAAATGGGTTGCAGAAGACACGGTCTTCGTTCCTTCTACCGTGGCAACTTGCAGGTATTGCTACAGGCATGATGAGCGCCGCGCAAGCTGCGATCAACGGGCATCTCGGAGTTGTGTTGCACTCTGCTGTGAAAGCTGCGTTCGTGTCGTTTTTCGTTGGCACGGTCGCATTGATTCTGATCGTTGCCATCGCTGAACGCGGTATCCATATTCGCTCGGCATTTTCTAAGAACAATCCCTGGTGGATTTGGCTTGGGGGAGTCATCGGTTCGCTTTTCGTTCTTGGAAATGCCTACCTTGTCCCTGAAATTGGCACGGGACTGACCGTGGTCATCCTGCTTTTTGGCATGATCTCCGGAGGATTGCTTATCGATAGCCGAGGCTGGTTGGGTGCACAACGTGTCTCGGTCACGCCGATGCAACTGATCGGTGTGCTTGCACTTATCTGCGGGGTTGTGCTTATCAAGCTGTTTTAA
- a CDS encoding MDR family MFS transporter has protein sequence MTSRPDTSFTPSSAHSSHHSLPHSSPISEHVEEPQQSPSIGRLVAALMAGAITPILDSTIVAVGMNTLVAAFHAPIATMQWVTTGYLLALALAVPFVSWAQNRFGGKRTWIFALSLFVLGSVLCACAWNVGALIAFRVLQGIGGGILLPLMQTLAMQNVPAQQRTKTIANISLPIALGPILGPVLGGIVLNWLTWHWLFLINVPIGIVGLVLAALYLKSDAPTSHTYNSGASLDVRGAVLLCPGLAGLMYGLSKSYDVGGFGRSDVLVSTIGGAVFFCAFILWAMHTGDRALINVRLLRLHSVSVASFGMLFAGAISFAGNFALPLYFQLLRGDSVLNAAFFLIPQGLGALLARFFISPVVERLGARLSCFLSMVLMFVATLPFAYSDAHTNLWFLGTMLFLRGLGQGFMLIPMMSVAYNDVPIALMPHASAITRIVQQLGGAFATALVAVVLTLHVNAVMPVRGFDQAFWVIEGFTIVSAIIALFLPSVKTEQKTLKTA, from the coding sequence ATGACATCACGTCCCGACACTTCTTTCACCCCGTCTTCAGCTCACTCTTCACATCACTCTTTACCTCATTCTTCACCGATCTCCGAGCATGTTGAAGAGCCTCAGCAATCCCCATCCATCGGACGTCTGGTGGCGGCGCTGATGGCGGGGGCCATAACGCCGATTCTGGATTCAACCATAGTTGCAGTCGGCATGAACACCCTTGTTGCTGCATTCCACGCCCCAATTGCAACGATGCAGTGGGTGACAACCGGATACCTCCTCGCACTTGCCCTTGCAGTGCCATTCGTAAGCTGGGCACAGAACCGCTTCGGGGGCAAAAGAACCTGGATTTTTGCACTTAGCCTCTTTGTTCTTGGTTCCGTGCTATGCGCATGTGCTTGGAATGTGGGGGCCCTCATCGCATTTCGCGTCCTTCAGGGAATTGGAGGCGGGATTCTTCTACCGTTGATGCAGACACTGGCGATGCAGAACGTTCCAGCCCAGCAACGCACCAAAACCATTGCAAACATCAGCCTTCCGATTGCATTAGGCCCGATTCTCGGACCGGTGCTGGGTGGCATCGTGCTCAATTGGCTCACCTGGCACTGGCTCTTCCTCATCAATGTGCCCATCGGTATTGTCGGGCTTGTTCTAGCTGCGCTCTATTTGAAGAGTGACGCTCCGACTAGCCACACATACAACAGCGGTGCATCGCTGGACGTGCGCGGAGCTGTGCTGCTTTGCCCCGGATTGGCAGGATTGATGTATGGACTGTCAAAAAGCTATGATGTGGGCGGATTCGGGCGGAGTGACGTCTTGGTCAGCACCATCGGTGGCGCCGTGTTCTTCTGCGCGTTCATACTATGGGCAATGCATACAGGCGATCGTGCACTGATCAACGTCAGGCTGCTTCGCTTGCACTCAGTCAGTGTAGCTTCGTTCGGCATGCTGTTTGCCGGAGCAATCAGCTTTGCAGGAAACTTTGCGCTGCCCTTGTACTTCCAACTGCTTCGTGGCGATTCGGTGCTCAACGCAGCCTTCTTCCTCATACCCCAAGGACTCGGAGCATTGCTCGCTCGATTCTTCATCAGCCCTGTCGTGGAAAGACTTGGAGCTCGATTAAGCTGTTTCCTTTCGATGGTTCTGATGTTCGTGGCCACACTTCCATTCGCGTATTCCGACGCCCATACCAATCTGTGGTTCCTTGGCACCATGCTGTTCCTACGCGGACTTGGACAAGGGTTCATGCTGATACCGATGATGAGTGTGGCCTATAACGATGTGCCAATCGCACTCATGCCTCATGCCTCGGCCATCACTCGCATCGTTCAACAATTGGGTGGAGCGTTTGCAACGGCACTGGTTGCCGTGGTTCTGACCTTGCACGTCAACGCGGTCATGCCAGTGCGAGGCTTCGATCAGGCATTCTGGGTTATCGAAGGTTTCACTATCGTCTCAGCCATCATCGCATTGTTCCTGCCCAGCGTGAAGACAGAGCAGAAGACCCTTAAAACAGCTTGA
- a CDS encoding TetR/AcrR family transcriptional regulator, which yields MVQTRRRGAELEEAILLACWNQLLKNGYQDLTVEAVAEEAQTGKAAIYRRWKTKEGLVLATLRCRSERVRMTIPETGSLRGDVLEMLRNMNHRYAKLLPALFSVLLASYFDPSRLTPSQVHAYILGNRPMIMRAIITHAMERGEIHAMPPQRIIELPYTLIRHEFLMNLSQIDDDVIVDLIDTVFMPLIRNY from the coding sequence ATGGTGCAGACACGGCGCAGGGGAGCAGAGCTGGAAGAAGCCATTCTCCTGGCATGCTGGAATCAATTGCTGAAAAACGGTTATCAGGATCTGACCGTTGAGGCGGTGGCAGAAGAGGCTCAAACCGGTAAGGCCGCAATCTATCGGCGTTGGAAGACCAAGGAAGGGCTCGTGCTGGCGACTCTTCGCTGTCGAAGTGAGCGGGTGCGCATGACCATCCCCGAAACGGGATCGCTTCGGGGGGACGTTCTCGAGATGCTGCGCAACATGAACCACCGATATGCGAAGCTCTTGCCAGCGTTGTTCAGCGTTCTGCTTGCTTCATATTTCGACCCTTCGAGGCTCACCCCGTCTCAGGTTCATGCTTACATTCTGGGCAATAGGCCCATGATCATGCGTGCCATTATCACGCATGCAATGGAGCGTGGTGAGATTCATGCCATGCCACCACAAAGGATTATTGAACTTCCCTACACCCTGATTCGGCACGAATTTCTGATGAATCTTTCCCAGATCGACGATGATGTCATTGTTGATCTGATCGATACAGTCTTCATGCCGTTGATCAGGAACTATTGA
- a CDS encoding transcription antiterminator, whose translation MPFIYWKCVRRHIVTFEVEKPLINRLTHRHGFVSGLELSKMLCVSTKTISRTVKEINNHAQGGTVIESRRGKGYRLIAQNVYPVDELFNETLTPTHLTSVERRNWALRKLLLFAPQLCEISQIWSQFYVSNSTISMDIKILRSMLKGFGLGLTRKFDYLQVIGSESNIRKAINSLLIPNNDVIETHALETDKYKQSRDRAFVSRQLQLIENLLHTEISYPYSVNIFSHLYILIVRFRSAGSLQKSGTENYSKLMSRYPEIVRVSSQIIDNFNAYLDTTLDESEVYNLYQYLISSRFNTDPSDDDCFSEQVTEVTDFLIERVSENSEYLNVQSGDLFNNLAKHIRPLLNRLSNNISVSNNLLEQIRFEYPHLFEVVKNACALLSSQFSLNAINDEEVGFITVYFAQSLESNYQIDILLVCTTGLGTSQLLRSKIQRRFSGLHVVETVALRDLQSVLKRHEEIELVVSTIELPSSIRIPSLVVSAMLTISDQERLESLVESIRSGDGAR comes from the coding sequence ATGCCATTCATATACTGGAAATGTGTAAGGAGGCACATCGTGACATTCGAAGTTGAAAAACCGTTAATCAATCGTTTAACGCATCGACATGGATTTGTTTCCGGGTTGGAACTGTCCAAAATGCTTTGTGTCTCAACAAAAACAATTTCACGAACTGTGAAAGAAATCAATAACCATGCGCAAGGTGGCACAGTCATTGAATCACGTAGAGGCAAAGGCTACAGGCTGATTGCCCAAAATGTGTATCCTGTCGACGAGCTTTTCAATGAAACGCTCACGCCAACACACCTGACATCAGTCGAAAGAAGGAACTGGGCTCTCAGAAAGCTGCTCCTTTTTGCGCCGCAACTCTGCGAAATCAGCCAGATTTGGTCTCAATTTTATGTCAGTAATTCAACGATATCGATGGATATTAAAATACTTCGTTCAATGCTGAAAGGCTTTGGCTTGGGGCTGACAAGAAAATTTGACTATCTCCAGGTCATCGGATCAGAGTCGAATATTCGTAAGGCAATTAATAGCCTGCTTATCCCGAATAATGATGTAATAGAAACTCATGCTTTGGAAACGGATAAATACAAGCAGTCACGGGATCGAGCTTTTGTTTCCAGACAATTGCAATTGATAGAGAACCTGCTGCATACAGAAATATCATATCCGTACAGTGTTAACATTTTTTCTCATTTGTACATTCTCATCGTGAGATTCCGTTCTGCGGGCAGCTTGCAAAAGAGCGGAACAGAGAATTATTCGAAGCTGATGAGCCGATATCCCGAAATCGTGAGAGTGTCCAGTCAGATAATCGACAATTTCAACGCATATCTAGACACGACGCTGGACGAATCCGAAGTATATAACCTGTACCAATATCTCATTTCTTCGAGATTCAATACGGATCCGTCTGATGACGACTGCTTTTCAGAGCAGGTCACCGAGGTTACTGACTTTTTGATTGAACGCGTGAGTGAGAACTCGGAATATCTCAATGTGCAGAGTGGAGATTTGTTCAATAATCTTGCGAAGCACATTCGGCCTCTGTTGAATAGGCTCAGCAACAATATTTCCGTCTCCAACAATCTTCTTGAGCAGATCAGATTCGAGTATCCCCATCTTTTTGAAGTCGTGAAGAACGCATGCGCTCTGCTTTCCTCACAGTTCAGCCTGAATGCCATCAATGACGAAGAAGTTGGATTCATCACTGTGTATTTCGCCCAGTCGTTGGAAAGCAACTATCAGATTGACATTCTTTTGGTGTGCACTACGGGATTGGGAACGTCTCAACTGCTCAGATCCAAGATTCAACGCCGTTTCTCGGGTTTGCATGTCGTCGAGACTGTTGCTTTGAGAGATTTGCAGTCCGTGTTGAAACGGCACGAGGAAATTGAATTGGTGGTCTCCACCATTGAGCTTCCTTCTTCAATCAGGATTCCGAGTTTGGTGGTGAGTGCCATGCTCACGATCTCAGATCAGGAGCGTCTTGAATCACTTGTCGAAAGCATTCGCAGTGGGGACGGTGCGAGATGA
- a CDS encoding PTS sugar transporter subunit IIA produces MNIRMYWDIELPSYRRDTFLNESISLLAKIGDITNQTQIVQALNARERQGNTLLSQTLALPHAQSGGILTTVIAYVKTKKPISDWQAGCTVDRFIFILLPEHLSNHESRELKAFFRLLADDRVMELLSTGSELAVKTMIDNQQFTSHEGAVNGGNINPGSIGSQHHTYKSGGRE; encoded by the coding sequence ATGAACATACGCATGTATTGGGATATCGAACTTCCCTCATATCGACGAGACACATTCCTGAACGAATCGATCAGCTTGCTTGCAAAGATTGGTGACATAACGAATCAAACCCAGATCGTGCAAGCGCTGAACGCACGTGAACGGCAAGGGAATACGCTTCTGTCGCAGACATTGGCTTTGCCGCATGCACAGAGCGGAGGCATTCTCACAACCGTTATTGCCTACGTCAAGACAAAGAAACCAATCTCCGACTGGCAAGCGGGCTGTACAGTTGACCGTTTCATATTCATCCTACTTCCGGAGCATTTGAGTAACCACGAGTCCCGGGAATTGAAGGCGTTCTTTCGGCTGTTGGCAGACGACAGGGTTATGGAGCTTCTTTCAACTGGTTCTGAACTGGCAGTGAAAACAATGATAGACAATCAACAATTTACATCTCATGAAGGAGCAGTCAATGGGGGAAATATCAATCCGGGAAGTATTGGATCGCAACATCATACTTACAAATCTGGAGGCAGAGAGTAA
- a CDS encoding PTS sugar transporter subunit IIA: protein MGEISIREVLDRNIILTNLEAESKRDVIDSLTESLLKCKYIQSKDDFIRSVNEREAQGATGIGNSIAIPHGRSATVQRNGVAIAILRHEISWESLDSTGAKVVVLFAVGASGENSQEHLKLLSLFARQLAKESVTDRLLKATDVDQVIDAFLNE from the coding sequence ATGGGGGAAATATCAATCCGGGAAGTATTGGATCGCAACATCATACTTACAAATCTGGAGGCAGAGAGTAAGCGTGACGTAATCGATTCTCTGACAGAAAGTCTGCTGAAATGCAAGTATATACAGTCCAAGGACGACTTCATACGGTCAGTGAATGAGCGCGAAGCGCAAGGTGCTACTGGAATAGGAAACAGCATTGCAATTCCTCATGGAAGAAGTGCCACGGTACAGAGGAATGGGGTAGCCATCGCAATTCTTCGCCACGAAATCAGTTGGGAATCTCTTGATTCAACAGGGGCGAAAGTTGTCGTGCTGTTTGCGGTAGGTGCGAGTGGTGAAAATTCCCAAGAACATCTCAAGCTTCTTTCGCTCTTTGCGAGGCAGCTCGCGAAAGAGAGTGTGACTGACAGGCTGCTCAAGGCAACCGACGTGGATCAAGTGATCGACGCCTTTTTGAATGAATAA
- a CDS encoding PTS fructose transporter subunit IIB: MKIAAVSACTIGIAHTYLAQQKLEDAAKATGDSIKVETQGTIGIENVLSEKDIEEASIILLAVDIKIANESRFAGKKVVKVSTDTAIKSPRKLLAKLHEIANE; this comes from the coding sequence ATGAAAATTGCAGCAGTGAGTGCATGCACCATAGGTATCGCACACACCTATCTCGCCCAACAGAAGTTGGAAGATGCAGCCAAGGCAACCGGCGACTCGATCAAGGTCGAAACTCAAGGAACCATTGGCATTGAAAATGTGCTGAGTGAGAAGGACATCGAAGAAGCAAGCATCATACTTCTTGCGGTGGATATCAAGATAGCCAACGAATCTCGTTTTGCGGGGAAGAAGGTAGTCAAAGTATCCACTGATACGGCAATCAAATCCCCGCGTAAATTGTTAGCCAAACTGCACGAAATCGCTAACGAGTAA
- a CDS encoding PTS fructose transporter subunit IIC, with protein sequence MKTFWKQANFKGHLLTAISYLIPIVCGAGFLIAIGMAFGGKSQDALIIGKFDFFQALATLGGKALGLLPVIIATGIAFSIAGKPGIAPGFVTGLAAVSISAGFIGGLVGGYVAGWLAVGVLRYFKVPQWAKGLMPTLIVPFLASFLSGLIMVYVIGTPISWFTGWLTALLTSMNGASNLVFGGLLGALSIVDFGGPINKTAFAFALTLQAQGINGPVTALQLTNTATPIGFGLAFFVAKLLRKNIYTHEEIETLKSAVPMGVVNIVEGIIPIVLNDLVRGVIAAGCGGMVEGAVLMTMTQGEGATVPFGGFLMLPTMGSNWTAGLLAIGANILVTGCVYAVIKRDVGQGSGLKGDIATEEKDVALDDIQIM encoded by the coding sequence ATGAAAACATTCTGGAAACAGGCTAATTTTAAAGGTCATCTTCTGACCGCAATCTCGTATCTCATTCCTATCGTATGTGGAGCAGGATTCCTCATTGCCATTGGCATGGCATTTGGAGGTAAGAGTCAAGATGCTCTGATAATAGGAAAGTTCGATTTCTTCCAAGCCCTGGCGACTCTGGGTGGCAAGGCTCTTGGCCTACTCCCTGTCATCATTGCGACGGGCATTGCTTTCTCGATTGCAGGGAAGCCAGGAATTGCGCCAGGTTTCGTGACTGGCCTTGCAGCAGTATCCATCAGTGCCGGATTCATTGGCGGGCTCGTTGGCGGATATGTCGCAGGCTGGCTTGCGGTCGGCGTTTTAAGATATTTCAAGGTGCCTCAATGGGCGAAAGGTTTGATGCCAACGCTTATCGTCCCATTCCTTGCCTCATTCCTCAGTGGTCTCATTATGGTATATGTCATAGGAACGCCTATTTCCTGGTTTACAGGCTGGCTGACGGCTCTGCTGACAAGCATGAATGGTGCATCGAATCTTGTGTTCGGCGGTCTTCTCGGCGCATTGAGCATCGTTGATTTTGGTGGGCCCATTAACAAAACCGCCTTCGCTTTCGCCCTGACATTGCAGGCGCAAGGCATCAACGGTCCTGTAACGGCGCTGCAGCTCACGAACACAGCCACGCCAATTGGCTTTGGCCTCGCATTCTTCGTTGCAAAGCTGCTTCGCAAGAACATTTACACTCATGAAGAAATCGAAACACTTAAGTCAGCGGTGCCGATGGGTGTCGTCAACATCGTCGAAGGCATCATTCCCATCGTGTTGAACGATCTGGTTCGTGGAGTCATCGCGGCAGGATGCGGTGGCATGGTCGAAGGTGCGGTCTTGATGACCATGACACAAGGAGAAGGTGCCACAGTACCGTTTGGTGGTTTCCTCATGTTGCCCACGATGGGATCAAATTGGACTGCAGGACTTCTGGCGATCGGCGCGAACATTCTTGTGACTGGATGTGTCTATGCAGTCATCAAAAGGGATGTAGGGCAGGGCTCAGGTCTTAAGGGTGACATTGCAACTGAAGAAAAAGATGTCGCTCTTGACGACATCCAAATAATGTGA
- the alsE gene encoding D-allulose 6-phosphate 3-epimerase, with protein MTNVKERRIQLSPSLMTMDLDQFKEEITFLDGKVNSYHVDIMDGHFVPNITLSPWFIEQVRKVSSLPLSAHMMVTDAPVWVKKLIDVKCDYICFPSEVANGVAFSMIDDIHAAGLKAGVVLNPETQIDIIKPYIDVIDKITVMTIDPGFAGQKFLAGTLSKIVELRRIREESDLSYEIEMDGSTNLKHWKMISDANPDVYVIGRSGLFGLTDNIEDSWSQMVEEYEQTTGYRFDNGKYQSRR; from the coding sequence ATGACTAATGTCAAAGAACGCAGAATCCAACTGTCGCCTTCATTGATGACGATGGATTTGGACCAATTCAAAGAAGAGATCACCTTCCTGGACGGCAAAGTCAATTCGTATCATGTCGATATCATGGATGGCCATTTCGTTCCTAATATCACGCTATCGCCATGGTTTATCGAACAGGTGAGGAAAGTGTCGTCGCTGCCGCTGTCGGCGCATATGATGGTAACCGACGCTCCTGTATGGGTGAAGAAATTGATTGATGTGAAATGTGATTACATCTGCTTTCCATCGGAGGTTGCCAATGGCGTCGCATTCAGCATGATTGATGATATTCATGCAGCAGGTCTGAAGGCAGGCGTGGTGCTGAATCCTGAAACGCAGATTGACATCATCAAACCGTATATCGATGTGATTGACAAGATAACCGTGATGACCATCGATCCTGGATTCGCTGGACAGAAGTTCCTCGCAGGCACGCTGTCAAAGATAGTCGAACTCCGTCGAATTCGCGAAGAAAGCGATTTGTCCTACGAGATAGAAATGGACGGTTCCACCAATCTCAAGCATTGGAAGATGATCTCTGACGCGAACCCCGATGTATATGTCATAGGTCGAAGTGGTCTATTTGGTTTGACCGACAACATCGAAGATTCCTGGTCTCAGATGGTCGAAGAATACGAACAGACTACCGGGTATCGGTTTGACAATGGAAAGTACCAGTCTCGACGTTAA
- a CDS encoding HPr family phosphocarrier protein encodes MRTEFDFEIRDPNGIHARPAGLLVQKAQEYQSNITIVFNGASVDAKRIFSVLSMGASQGDTIRIVIDGNDAQEASLGLQTFLKESL; translated from the coding sequence ATGAGAACAGAATTTGATTTCGAAATCCGCGATCCCAACGGAATACATGCGCGGCCGGCAGGGCTGCTTGTTCAAAAGGCTCAGGAATATCAATCGAACATCACTATTGTTTTCAATGGTGCAAGCGTCGATGCCAAGCGCATTTTCAGTGTACTAAGCATGGGTGCATCTCAAGGTGACACCATTCGAATCGTCATCGATGGCAATGATGCACAAGAGGCATCATTGGGGCTTCAGACTTTCTTGAAGGAGTCGCTATGA
- the ptsP gene encoding phosphoenolpyruvate--protein phosphotransferase, giving the protein MKILKGTGVSAGIAMGAVRFLSGAEHSEHRVIDNVDSEIGRLHDAMDAAVSQLDALYRKTAGELGEDKAELFRSHSLMLKDPDFTDQIESIIRKHVNAEAAVQEVGERFASVFAKMDNAYMKERASDVKDVSQRVIGILEGTGNADMTFGEEPLIIAAENLVPSQTAQLDRNSVMGFVTSQGSTNSHTAILARTMGLPAIIGVGDALNSDVEGHVLAIDGFTGEVVIDPDPDTMKRYELKNKQYESHIQMLKSLKGKKTETRAGQTVRLFANIGRPSDMDAVMNNDAEGIGLFRSEFLYLESEDFPSEETQFKAYREVAERMQQKQVVIRTLDIGADKQADYFGLKAEENPALGYRAIRICLTEPEIFKVQLRAILRASAYGNVAIMLPMITSVQEVLDAKAIVEEVKTELDDKHIDFNHDMQVGIMIETPASVIMAEELAAEVDFFSIGTNDLTQYTLACDRQNANLTRFADPHSPAVLRMISMAAEAAHHHDIWCGICGELGADPSLTQTFLNIGIDELSVSPSSILPLRKAILEA; this is encoded by the coding sequence ATGAAGATATTGAAGGGGACTGGGGTATCTGCTGGCATCGCCATGGGGGCAGTGCGGTTTTTATCGGGAGCCGAACACTCTGAACATAGAGTTATCGACAATGTAGATTCAGAGATCGGCCGGCTTCATGATGCAATGGATGCCGCTGTATCCCAGCTCGATGCGTTGTACAGAAAGACGGCTGGAGAGTTGGGAGAAGACAAGGCAGAGCTGTTCCGCTCTCACTCATTGATGCTCAAGGATCCTGATTTCACTGACCAGATTGAGTCCATTATCCGCAAGCATGTCAATGCCGAGGCTGCTGTACAAGAGGTTGGCGAACGATTCGCTTCGGTTTTTGCCAAGATGGATAATGCCTATATGAAGGAACGGGCCAGCGACGTCAAAGATGTGTCTCAGCGAGTCATTGGGATTCTAGAGGGCACAGGCAATGCTGACATGACCTTTGGTGAAGAACCACTGATCATTGCTGCAGAGAATCTTGTACCAAGCCAGACAGCACAGCTTGATCGGAATTCTGTTATGGGGTTTGTGACATCGCAAGGTAGCACAAACTCACATACTGCAATTCTCGCACGTACCATGGGGTTACCGGCGATTATTGGTGTCGGCGACGCTCTCAACTCCGACGTCGAGGGGCACGTGTTGGCGATTGATGGTTTCACGGGTGAAGTCGTCATCGATCCAGATCCTGACACGATGAAGCGGTATGAGCTGAAGAACAAGCAATACGAGAGCCACATCCAGATGTTGAAATCTCTGAAAGGCAAGAAGACTGAAACTCGCGCTGGACAGACGGTCAGGCTGTTCGCAAACATCGGTCGTCCATCCGATATGGATGCAGTGATGAACAATGATGCAGAAGGGATCGGGCTGTTCCGAAGCGAATTCCTTTACTTGGAAAGTGAAGACTTTCCTAGTGAGGAAACGCAGTTCAAGGCTTATCGGGAGGTTGCCGAAAGGATGCAGCAGAAGCAAGTCGTCATTCGAACCTTGGACATTGGGGCTGACAAGCAAGCCGATTACTTCGGTCTCAAAGCTGAGGAAAATCCTGCGTTGGGATATAGGGCAATACGAATTTGTCTTACGGAGCCCGAAATATTCAAGGTCCAGCTAAGAGCGATTCTCAGAGCCTCGGCATACGGGAATGTCGCGATAATGCTTCCCATGATTACCTCCGTGCAAGAAGTGCTGGATGCCAAGGCAATCGTTGAAGAAGTGAAAACAGAATTGGACGATAAGCATATAGATTTCAATCATGACATGCAGGTTGGAATAATGATTGAGACGCCTGCATCGGTGATCATGGCAGAGGAACTTGCCGCGGAGGTCGATTTCTTCTCGATAGGGACAAATGATCTCACGCAGTACACCTTGGCATGTGACCGTCAAAACGCCAATCTTACGCGTTTCGCAGACCCACATTCGCCGGCGGTGCTTCGCATGATCAGCATGGCGGCCGAAGCCGCACATCATCACGACATCTGGTGCGGCATATGTGGAGAGCTTGGAGCAGATCCTTCTCTCACACAGACCTTCCTCAACATAGGTATCGATGAACTGTCAGTGTCGCCAAGCAGCATCCTTCCTCTGAGAAAGGCAATCCTCGAGGCTTGA